One Carassius auratus strain Wakin chromosome 16, ASM336829v1, whole genome shotgun sequence genomic window carries:
- the LOC113116563 gene encoding brain-specific angiogenesis inhibitor 1-associated protein 2, with protein MSRSDEINKMTENVYKGILDQFNPSLKNFVSMGKHYEKALTGVTVAAKGYFDALVKLGELASDSQGSKELGDTLFQMAEVHRQIQVQLEDVLKLFHSELLSQLEQKLELDIKYLTGTLKKYQSERKSKVESIERCQSQLKKLRRKSQASRHPNKYGDREMQYVELMSRRQGELDSLVAVGYRSALTEERRRYCFLVDRQCSVTKILTNYHCKVRELLSQKLSSWQQSCAQPTKLPERALNLLRHTAPQSSGGAGLAEVLRNAKLGITQPTEQRLSVQEVPPLLNGDSSSRPQQQQQNPSSNGHTHSSSSASTAHSQPAVGVSGCQSPPTVSHTPSSTHSAPLTRALSNCPAAPDLYSTSTLPLPRRQSSDTRQGLMGWTLPRVLPLCAPSRVEALFPHSPDSCEGQKPGDRGGSSCLLSFLPGDALSLLISEPRDGWHYGQNERTGRKGWFPFSYTQPFPSSPGQELSPPVLSKVNSSSMGQLDRLPPAGQTLQVSPDSEDERSVISQRISTFRPRPYSMMNPESSRTRMSTDFTSSPPSPSRINPFAHIRLKKTVTNDRSAPLIQQSL; from the exons ATGTCACGGTCAGATGAGATcaacaaaatgacagaaaatgtcTACAAG GGCATTCTGGACCAGTTCAACCCCAGTCTGAAGAATTTTGTCTCCATGGGCAAACACTATGAAAAGGCTCTGACAG GTGTCACAGTAGCAGCGAAGGGTTATTTTGACGCTCTGGTCAAACTAGGAGAGCTGGCCAGTGACAGCCAGGGCTCGAAAGAACTGG GCGATACGCTGTTCCAGATGGCAGAGGTTCATCGGCAGATCCAGGTCCAACTCGAGGATGTG ctgaagctgtttcattcagagCTGCTGTCTCAACTCGAGCAGAAACTGGAGCTAGACATCAAATATCTGACC GGGACGCTGAAGAAGTACCAGAGCGAGAGGAAGTCCAAGGTGGAGTCTATCGAGCGCTGCCAGTCACAGCTGAAGAAGCTGCGGAGGAAGAGCCAAGCCAGCCGCCATCCCAACAAATATGGAGACCGAGAGATGCAG TATGTGGAGCTGATGAGTCGCCGGCAGGGTGAGCTGGACTCGCTGGTGGCCGTTGGGTATCGCTCCGCTCTGACAGAAGAAAGACGACGCTATTGCTTTCTGGTGGACCGTCAGTGTTCAGTCACCAAGATCCTCACCAACTACCACTGCAAG GTGAGAGAGCTGTTGTCTCAGAAGTTGTCATCATGGCAGCAGTCATGTGCTCAGCCAACCAAGCTCCCGGAGCGAGCGCTGAACCTGCTGCGTCACACCGCCCCCCAGAGCTCTGGAGGAGCAGGACTCGCCGAGGTCCTGCGCAACGCCAAACTGGGCATCACTCAGCCCACAGAACAG AGGCTGTCTGTACAGGAAGTCCCTCCTCTGTTGAACGGTGACAGCAGCAGTCGTCCTCAGCAGCAGCAACAGAACCCCTCCAGTAATGGACACACCCACTCCAGCTCTTCAGCCAGCACCGCCCACTCCCAGCCAGCAGTGGGCGTGTCTGGGTGTCAGTCCCCTCCCACTGTTAGCCACACCCCCAGCTCCACTCACAGCGCCCCTCTGACCCGAGCGCTGTCCAACTGTCCTGCTGCTCCTGACCTCTACTCCACCTCCACACTGCCTCTGCCCAGGAGACAGTCCAGCGACACTCGCCAGGGACTCATgg GCTGGACTCTCCCCCGCGTGCTCCCTCTCTGTGCTCCGTCCCGTGTGGAGGCTCTGTTCCCTCACTCCCCAGACTCCTGCGAGGGACAGAAGCCCGGAGACCGAGGAGGAAGCTCATGTCTGCTGTCCTTCCTGCCTGGAGACGCTCTGTCCCTGCTGATCAGTGAGCCCAGAGACGGCTGGCACTACGGCCAGAACGAGCGCACGGGACG AAAAGGCTGGTTTCCCTTCTCCTACACTCAGCCGTTCCCCAGCTCTCCCGGACAGGAGCTCAG TCCTCCGGTCCTGTCGAAGGTGAACAGCAGCAGTATGGGACAGCTGGACAGGCTTCCCCCCGCGGGTCAGACGCTGCAGGTCAGTCCTGACTCTGAGGACGAGAGGAGTGTTATATCCCAGCGCATCAGCACCTTCAGACCGCGACCCTACAGCATGATGAACCCCGAGAGCAGCAGGACGAGG ATGTCGACTGACTTCACCTCTTCACCCCCGTCACCCAGCAG GATCAACCCGTTCGCTCACATTCGGCTCAAGAAGACGGTGACCAACGACCGCTCCGCCCCTCTGATACAGCAGAGCCTTTGA
- the LOC113116565 gene encoding NADH dehydrogenase [ubiquinone] 1 alpha subcomplex subunit 3-like, with product MAAIGRFVKNAWNKEPVITVSCGIGLLACVLPALSPLTKYTGMMNQAVPYNYPVPVRDDGHQLDVPAHPCDPQGRNLRWLKDL from the exons ATGGCGGCCA ttgGCAGGTTTGTGAAGAACGCGTGGAATAAAGAGCCAGTGATCACCGTGTCCTGCGGGATCGGGCTTCTGG CTTGTGTTTTGCCGGCTTTGAGCCCTTTAACAAAATACACAGGAATGATGAACCAAGCTGTCCCATACAATTATCCAG TCCCAGTTCGAGACGATGGACACCAGCTGGACGTTCCCGCACATCCCTGTGACCCGCAGGGGAGAAACCTGCGATGGCTGAAAGACCTGTGA
- the LOC113116564 gene encoding TCF3 fusion partner homolog, whose protein sequence is MMEDFSGLALPPLFGGHFLEAELEPGGVELGPSGTELLGDDEVPSGPAQDQDDERREMDQSKYHALSKRCKEIEQVNEKIVGRLHQVQRLTRRLRKERRFLMKTLDSYGDDYRTAQLTFTLEDEGKPGLDPDVGADEESSSPTLPHQSAAGPKKKRHRVPKDRRRDAPMDSEQDSSVLADPRPDHLTEAR, encoded by the exons aTGATGGAGGACTTCTCGGGGCTGGCTCTTCCTCCTCTGTTCGGTGGTCACTTCCTGGAagcggagctggagccggggggCGTGGAGCTGGGCCCCAGTGGCACTGAGCTCTTGGGGGACGATGAGGTCCCGTCGGGCCCCGCACAGGACCAGGACGATGAGAGGAGAGAGATGGACCAGAGCAAGTATCACGCTCTCAGCAAGAGGTGCAAAGAGATTGAGCAG GTAAATGAGAAGATTGTGGGACGGCTCCACCAGGTGCAGAGACTGACACGCCGACTGAGGAAAGAGAGAAG gtttcTGATGAAGACTCTGGACTCGTATGGAGATGATTACAGGACGGCGCAGCTCACCTTCACGCTGGAG GATGAGGGGAAGCCAGGTTTAGATCCAGATGTTGGTGCTGATGAAGAAAGCTCTTCTCCAACGCTTCCTCATCAGTCAGCGGCTGGACCGAAGAAGAAGAGACACCGGGTCCCAAAGGACAGAAGGAGAGACGCACCG ATGGATTCGGAGCAGGATTCTTCAGTCCTCGCTGATCCCAGACCAGATCATCTCACTGAGGCTCGTTAG